A region of Arabidopsis thaliana chromosome 5, partial sequence DNA encodes the following proteins:
- the EMB3142 gene encoding nuclear pore complex protein (DUF3414) (Protein of unknown function (DUF3414); FUNCTIONS IN: molecular_function unknown; INVOLVED IN: biological_process unknown; LOCATED IN: chloroplast; EXPRESSED IN: 25 plant structures; EXPRESSED DURING: 13 growth stages; CONTAINS InterPro DOMAIN/s: Protein of unknown function DUF3414 (InterPro:IPR021827); Has 203 Blast hits to 190 proteins in 76 species: Archae - 0; Bacteria - 0; Metazoa - 120; Fungi - 18; Plants - 55; Viruses - 0; Other Eukaryotes - 10 (source: NCBI BLink).): protein MVSPKDLVAIVHSSLLGTSRPTPTQRIELTHAIRNSFPSLQNLLSFPPPKPSDRAQVQSKEIRLPDSLPISLDDQDIAISLKLSDELHLNEIDSVRLLVSSNQEWGLMGRDPLEIQRLATGLWYTGRRDLTSTLYTLLRAVVLDEGLEPDLIADIQGLLEELIEAGLRQRLITLIKELNREDPTGLGGPLCERYLIDSRGALVERRAVVQRERLILGHCLVLSILVDRPGSKDVKDIYYILKDNAAQLTEGNDTISSQITFSLLFSLIITFVSDAISRLSDKSSMISQDASFRTDFQDIVMASGSDPTADGFIGGIRLAWAVHLMLIHDGISGMDTISTASTTDMGHICSCLESIFSKNVFQFLLDNVLRTAAYQNDEEDIIYIYNAYLHKLASCFLSHPIARDKVKESKDMAMSVLNSYRTSDPLDGSMQTEESDRPLPFISLMEFKEPELLSGNDVLWTFVNFAGEDHTNFKTLVAFLEMLCTLASTQEGASKVYELLRGTSFRSIGWPTLFDCIRIYDEKFKQSLQTAGAMMPEFLEGDAKALVAYLNVLQKVVENGNPTERKNWFPDIEPFFKLLGYENIPPYLKGALRKTIAAFVNVFPEMRDSIWAFLEQYDLPVVVGSQVGKSDQSSQVYDMQFELNEVEARREQYPSTISFLNLINALIAGEKDVNDRGRRAYSDPCEKWQLVVACLQHFHMILSMYDIQEEDLDGFTEHPHFLVSLETSSLQTQLPIIELLKDFMSGKALYRNLMGILQVGVNSIISERLSKTYGKILEKAVQLSLEILLLVFEKDLLVSDVWRPLYQPLDIILSQDHNQIIALLEYVRYDSLPQIQRSSIKIMNILRCSRLVGLVPMLIKIDAANSLIEDYAACLEGRLEEGEVVENSCDDLGVLIMQLLVDNINRPAPSITHLLLKFDLDAPVEGTVLQPKFHYSCLKVILEMLEKLPNPDINFLLFEFGFQLLCELNLDPLTSGPTMDLLSSKKYQFFLQHLDTIGVATLPKRSGSQALRISSLHQRAWLLKLLAIALHTGSGSSSAHLEACQSILSHLFGREVTEAANEPFSSSTYPQDGLDYAGTSSISKSKALALLEILQFRSPDASMQLPQIVSSLKYDSLVEDILGNRDTSVSGSIYYYSERGDRLIDLSSFSNKLWQKLHSGFPLVDSFPNVAELSEVRETIQQLLKWGWKYNRNLEEQAAQLHMLAGWSQIVEVSACRRISSLDNRSEILYRILDASLSASASPDCSLKMAFVLTQVALTCIAKLRDDRFSFQGALSSDTVTCLDVMMVKHLSTGACHSVLFKLVMAILRHESSESLRRRQYALLLSYFQYCQHMIALDVPTSVVQFLLLNEQDGEDLDIQKIDKEQADLARANFFIIKKEAQGILDLVIKDASQGSEFGKTISLYVLEALVCIDHERYFLSQLQSRGFIRSCLGSISNISYQDGTHLLESQQRACTLEAELALLLRISHKYGKSGGQVLFSMGALEHIASCRAISFKGNMRRVDMKLQSDVGYNVQKQRTIITAVLRLVFALTSLVETSEFFEGRNKIVRDVVEFIKGHQSLFDQLLREDFTQADDLLMEQIILAVGILSKVWPFEENDGYGFVQGLFDMMSKLFIASPIKSILSQKGSELKLSQLRFSLTSYLYFLVTKNSLRLQVSDDSLDSSTKLRQPTLLLLASLLSHVTDSLERAAEKKSLLLHKIRDINELSRQDVDAIIKICDSQEYVTPSDNIHKRRYIAMVEMCQIVGNRDQLITLLLQLAEHVLNIILIHLQDRSVSSNERGSYGSKSHIQQEVTDLCGKLSPTIDRLALLNEGKVGHNLKVFQRLATTVKEMAIQKCV, encoded by the exons ATGGTGTCGCCGAAAGATTTAGTGGCGATAGTACACTCTTCGCTGCTCGGAACATCCCGGCCAACTCCAACGCAGCGTATCGAACTCACTCATGCCATTCGCAACTCATTTCCCTCTCTTCAGAACCTCCTCTCTTTCCCG CCTCCGAAGCCGTCGGACAGAGCGCAAGTTCAGTCCAAAGAAATTCGACTCCCGGATTCGCTGCCAATATCTTTGGATGACCAAGATATCGCTATT AGCTTGAAACTGAGTGATGAGCTTCACCTAAATGAGATAGATTCTGTTCGTCTGCTTGTATCTTCGAATCAGGAG TGGGGCTTAATGGGACGAGACCCTCTTGAGATTCAACGGCTTGCAACTGGACTATGGTATACAGGGAGAAGAGATCTTACATCAACGCTATACACACTCCTGAGG GCAGTTGTTCTGGACGAGGGGCTTGAACCTGATCTTATAGCTGACATTCAGGGACTCTTAGAAGAACTGATTGAAGCTGGGCTCAGACAACGGTTGATTACTCTTATAAAG GAACTCAATCGGGAGGATCCTACTGGACTGGGTGGGCCCTTATGCGAGCGATACCTTATTGACTCAAGAGGTGCTCTTGTTGAACGAAGAGCTGTTGTTCAGAGGGAAAGATTGATACTGGGACATTGCCTTGttctttcaattttggttGATAGACCTG GTTCGAAAGATGTGAAGgatatatactatattttaaaagataatgCAGCTCAATTAACTGAAGGAAATGACACCATAAGTTCTCAG ATTACTTTTAGtcttctgttttctctcaTCATCACCTTCGTATCAGATGCAATCAGCAGACTATCTGATAAGTCATCTATGATATCTCAAGATGCTTCATTTAGGACAGACTTTCAGGATATT GTCATGGCTTCTGGCAGTGACCCCACTGCTGATGGCTTCATTGGTGGCATAAGGCTTGCCTGGGCTGTACATTTAATGCTGATACATGATGGAATATCGGGAATGGATACAATTTCCACTGCTTCAACAACAGATATGGGGCATATATGCTCCTGCCTGGAGTCCATCTTCTCAAAAAACGTGTTTCAATTTTTGCTGGATAATGTTCTTCGAACTGCAGCCTACCAG AATGATGAGGAGGACattatctacatatataatgCTTATCTGCACAAGTTAGCCTCTTGTTTTTTATCTCACCCGATCGCAAGAGATAAG GTGAAGGAATCAAAGGACATGGCTATGAGTGTTCTAAATTCTTACCGAACTTCTGATCCGCTTGATGGAAGTATGCAGACTGAAGAGTCTGACAGGCCACTGCCCTTCATTTCTCTTATGGAGTTT AAGGAACCTGAGCTACTCTCCGGGAATGATGTCTTGTGGACTTTTGTGAATTTTGCTGGAGAGGACCacacaaattttaaaactcttgtggCTTTCTTGGAAATGCTGTGTACCTTG gCTTCCACTCAGGAAGGTGCTTCTAAAGTTTATGAGTTGCTCCGGGGTACATCATTTCGCAGTATAGGATGGCCCACTTTGTTTGATTGTATAAGAATTTACGATGAGAAGTTCAAGCAGTCTCTTCAAACTGCTGGAGCCATGATGCCAGAGTTCCTGGAGGGCGATGCAAAAGCACTTGTCGCTTATCTGAATGTACTTCAGAAG GTTGTTGAAAATGGTAATCCCACTGAGAGGAAAAACTGGTTTCCTGATATCGAACCATTTTTTAAGCTTCTGGGTTACGAAAACATCCCTCCATATCTGAAG GGTGCTCTTAGAAAGACCATTGCTGCCTTTGTTAATGTCTTTCCAGAAATGAGGGACTCTATCTGGGCTTTTCTTGAGCAGTATGATCTGCCTGTTGTTGTGGGATCACAAGTTGGAAAGAGTGACCAATCTTCTCAG GTCTATGATATGCAATTTGAGTTAAATGAAGTGGAAGCAAGGAGAGAACAGTATCCTTCAACAATATCGTTCCTTAATCTTATAAATGCTCTGATTGCTGGAGAGAAAGATGTGAATGATCGTGGGCGTAG GGCATATTCAGATCCCTGTGAGAAGTGGCAATTGGTTGTGGCATGCCTTCAACATTTTCACAT GATCTTAAGCATGTATGATATTCAGGAGGAGGATCTTGATGGATTTACTGAGCATCCACATTTTCTGGTGTCACTTGAAACATCTTCACTGCAAACGCAGCTGCCAATTATAGAATTACTAAAA GATTTCATGAGTGGGAAAGCTCTCTATAGGAACCTCATGGGTATCCTTCAGGTTGGGGTCAATTCCATCATCAGCGAGCGATTGAGTAAAACTTATGGGAAGATCTTAGAAAAGGCTGTACAACTTTCTTTGGAAATCTTACTACTCGTCTTTGAGAAGGATTTGCTTGTTTCCGATGTTTGGCGTCCGCTGTACCAG CCTTTGGATATAATTCTCTCACAAGatcataatcaaattatagCCTTGTTGGAGTATGTCAGATATGATTCTCTTCCTCAGATTCAGCGATcttcaatcaaaatcatgaACATTTTAAGGTG TTCTCGCTTGGTTGGACTTGTTCCAATGCTGATCAAAATTGATGCTGCGAATTCCTTGATTGAGGATTATGCCGCCTGCCTTGAGGGACGACTTGAAGAGGGTGAAGTTGTAGAGAACAGTTGTGATGATCTAGGGGTCCTTATTATGCAG CTTCTGGTTGATAATATCAACCGGCCTGCCCCAAGTATCACACATTTGCTTCTGAAGTTTGATCTTGATGCCCCTGTGGAAGGGACAGTTTTGCAGCCGAAGTTTCACTACAG TTGTCTGAAGGTCATTCTTGAAATGCTGGAGAAGCTTCCAAACCCTGATATAAACTTCTTACTCTTTGAGTTTGGCTTCCAG CTTTTGTGTGAGTTGAATTTGGATCCACTAACTAGTGGTCCAACCATGGATCTATTGAGCAGCAAAAAATATCAGTTTTTTCTCCAG CACCTCGATACCATCGGTGTTGCCACTCTTCCAAAAAGAAGTGGCAGCCAAGCACTCCGTATTAGTTCCCTTCAtcag AGGGCGTGGCTATTAAAGCTCCTAGCTATTGCACTGCATACTGGTTCTGGAAGCAGTTCAGCTCACCTAGAGGCATGTCAGAGCATactttctcatctttttgGGCGGGAGGTAACTGAAGCAGCGAATGAACCTTTTTCTTCCAGTACATATCCTCAGGATGGTCTTGATTATGCTGGAACTAGTTCAATCAGTAAAAGTAAG GCATTGGCTTTGCTTGAAATTCTTCAGTTTAGATCTCCTGATGCTTCGATGCAGCTTCCTCAAATTGTGTCAAGCCTAAAGTATGACTCATTG GTGGAGGACATACTTGGGAACCGTGATACCTCTGTTAGCGGCAGTATTTACTATTATTCTGAGCGTGGTGATCGGCTAATTGATCTATCTTCCTTCAGCAACAAACTCTGGCAG aAACTACATTCTGGATTTCCCCTAGTAGATAGTTTTCCAAATGTTGCTGAGCTGAGTGAAGTTAGAGAGACAATTCAACAGCTGTTGAAATGGGGCTGGAAGTATAACCGAAACCTTGAGGAGCAAGCTGCCCAACTTCATATGTTAGCTGGCTGGTCTCAGATTGTTGAG gtgTCTGCTTGCAGAAGAATATCTTCTCTTGATAACCGGTCTGAAATTTTGTACCG GATACTTGATGCCTCTCTTAGCGCCTCCGCGTCTCCAGATTGTTCATTAAAAATGGCGTTTGTACTCACTCAG GTTGCCCTTACCTGCATTGCCAAACTTCGTGATGATAGATTTTCATTTCAAGGGGCCTTGAGTTCTGATACCGTGACATGTCTAGATGTTATGATGGTCAAACATTTATCCACTGGTGCTTGCCACTCAGTTCTATTTAAACTTGTTATGGCAATTCTAAGGCATGAGTCATCAGAATCCTTGAGAAGGCG CCAATATGCATTGCTCTTGAGCTATTTCCAGTACTGCCAGCATATGATTGCTCTTGATGTGCCAACATCAGTTGTGCAGTTCTTGTTACTTAATGAGCAAGATGGTGAAGATTTGGATATCCAGAAG ATTGACAAGGAGCAGGCTGACCTTGCTCGTGCcaacttttttattataaagaaagaagctcAGGGCATCTTGGATCTG GTAATCAAGGATGCAAGTCAAGGCAGTGAGTTTGGGAAAACAATATCACTTTATGTGCTGGAAGCTCTTGTTTGTATTGATCACGAGAGATATTTTCTTAGTCAGCTCCAGAGCAGAGGTTTCATACGATCTTGTCTTGGAAGCATTAGTAATATCTCCTACCAG GATGGAACACATTTGCTGGAGTCACAACAGCGAGCTTGTACGTTAGAAGCAGAACTTGCATTGCTACTTAGAATTAGTCACAAGTACGGAAAGTCTGGAGGCCAGGTTCTGTTCTCCATGGGTGCGCTGGAACATATTGCTTCATGTAGAGCTATCAGCTTTAAG GGAAATATGAGGCGTGTGGATATGAAACTTCAGAGTGATGTAGGATATAATGTGCAAAAGCAACGAACGATAATCACTGCTGTCCTAAGACTGGTGTTTGCTCTAACCTCATTGGTTGAGACCTCTGAATTTTTTGAG GGGAGGAATAAAATTGTTCGTGACGTCGTTGAGTTTATCAAAGGACATCAATCTCTGTTTGACCAACTTCTTCGTGAAGACTTTACTCAAGCAGATGATTTATTGATGGAGCAAATTATTCTTGCAGTGGGAATATTGAGCAAG GTCTGGCCTTTTGAAGAGAACGATGGATATGGATTTGTTCAAGGGCTATTTGATATGATGAGCAAGCTTTTCATCGCCTCCCCGATTAAATCGATATTATCGCAG AAGGGATCAGAGCTCAAATTGTCTCAGTTGCGATTCAGCTTGACTTCTTACTTATATTTTCTGGTGACCAAAAATTCTCTGAGGTTACAG GTTTCAGATGATTCTCTTGATAGTTCCACTAAACTACGCCAACCAACATTGCTGTTGCTTGCATCTCTTCTTTCGCATGTGACTGATTCCCTCGAGAGAGCAGCAGAGAAGAAGTCCTTACTTCTTCATAAG ATTAGAGACATAAACGAGCTCTCAAGACAAGATGTAGATGCGATCATCAAGATCTGTGATTCCCAAGAATATGTCACACCGTCCGACAACATACATAAAAG GAGATACATAGCTATGGTTGAAATGTGCCAAATCGTGGGTAACAGGGACCAGTTAATCACCTTGTTACTGCAACTTGCCGAGCATGTACTAAATATTATCCTGATCCATCTCCAAGATAG ATCCGTTAGTTCAAATGAAAGGGGATCATATGGTTCAAAATCCCATATACAACAGGAAGTTACAGATCTCTGTGGCAAATTGTCACCTACCATAGATAGGCTTGCATTACTGAATGAG GGAAAAGTAGGACATAACCTGAAGGTGTTCCAGAGACTGGCAACGACTGTAAAAGAAATGGCCATCCAAAAGTGTGTATGA